Sequence from the Stenotrophomonas sp. 364 genome:
CAGACTGAAATGCCTTCGCCGAAGCTGGCTCCAGACCTACGGAGCTAGTCTTCGTATTGAGCAGAAGTCCCCAATACCCTCCCTTCTCAGGAAGCTCTTTCATCCCGAGGACGAGATCACGCACTGCCTTCTTCATATCGCCCCTTACCTCTCTAGGCGTGCACAGCCATCAGATGCCGTGAACTCATGGAACTGTCCGACATACGCCGGCTCTGGCAACTGGTGCGGATCGGCTACGTCGACGCTGGATTCTGCCACCACGTACGCCGGCCATTGAGGCGCTTTGCTGCTCTTCAACACCAACCAGCGGCAAGCTGCCAACGGCACCAACAACGGCATCAGCACCGCGCGATAGGGAAGCAACCCCTCACCCAGGCTGATGATCACCGTGAGGTAGCAGTTCTTCCAGGTATCCGCCACGGACAGGTGCAACTGCGCCGACGCAGGCACGTCAAACACGTGCTCCGGGCCTTCATCCATGTAGCGCCGGATGAACTCCCATATCTCGCGGATCGTGGCGGGATCGTCGAAATAGTGGCCGACGGCGAACGTTTTCCGGACCATCTCCCCGTCCATGACGTGGCAGCGAATATCCCGCAGGAACGTCTCGCCCTCACCGTGTCCCAGATGGAAGTACGCGTGGTCCCACGGAACGCTGATGACGCCGGATGGGCCGGCGTCGGTGTAGGCGTGCACCATCCGGGTGCGCCGATTGAAGCGAATCGGGTAGTACTTGTAGGTGAAGAAATCACGCCCAAACGTGTAACGCCACATGACGGGAAACTGGCCAATGAACAGCGTCAGTATGATCGCGACCAGCCACCCGTCGATCTGGCCGTCCGGTCGCGCGTTCGGAACCCACATCGCCAGCAGCCATATGCCGAACAACGCCATCATGGTGCACACCAGTGTCCCCACCGTTGTTGCCACCATGCCGCGCAGCCGGTATCGACGATCAACGACGTCCATGCAGGTGGAATTCAGGCGGATCACACAGTGGTGTTCGTTGCTACGCTCACTGCGATTCCGCGGCAGTGCCTCATAGCGCTCTTGCGGCTCGAGCAGCCTGTCTACCTTGAACTTCCTCAACCAGCCGGTGTACATCGCTCACGCTCCAGCATTAAATGGCTTTTTTGGCGGCGCCGCCGATGCTTGGATCCCTTGCTCGGCTTCCCCTTTGCATCTGTCAGGGCCAAAGCGCTCAACTGTTCATGGGTCAGCGCGGGGCCACCGAGACTGGCAAGAATGTCCCTGCCCCACACGGGTTCCCGTTTCAGGCGGTAGCTGAGATAGCGTACCAGCCCCATGTAGGCGGTGAACGGCAGGAAGAACAACATGCCCACGCCAGCCATCCAGGCCAGAATTCCTTTTCGCCGCCACGCGACTGCGCGATCGTCGAACAGGGGTTGAAGCAACCAGAACGAGGGCCAGAACGCGACGCCCCAGTCCTCATAAAGGCTGTCCATCAGCGTCCAGGCAGCCCCCTCATAACGCATGAAGCGTCGAATATGCTCCCAGCGCTGAACCGGGGATTCAAGATCGCCGTAGCCGAAGCTGGGACCCACCCCAAAGCGCTGCACCACGTCACGCCCACCCGGTACGTCGGTAATCGCAAACACCAGGCCAGACTCCCGTCGTGAAATCTGACCGGTGAAAATGGTGAACTCCACGACCTCCGCGCGGACGCATGACCAGTCGTACGTGTCTATCTCGTATCGGCTATTACCCCACAACTTCCATCCCCACTGCCACCATGGCAGACCCATGGCCTTGAACACATACACCTTTCCCAAGGCACGGTTGAGCAGCACCGGCTCGTAGCGGAACCCCACCCAGTCCACCTGGATGAACAGCAACGCCAGCCATAGCAAGATCACGACCATGATCAAGGGCAGCCACCAGCCGTTGCTGATCCCCATGATGAGCATCGCGATCGCCAGCGGAAGGGCCAATAGGCCGAAAGAGCTCAGGTAGCCCCGCATGGCGCCCAGCTGATCCACGAACGCCAGGCCGTCCGGGTAAACACGCACTACCCCGCCCCCCGTATTAGCGCGATGACTGCTCTGCACGCTAGCCGCGGGCAGCAGGCCCACGGCCTGTCCGTTTGGCGGGTTCAAATCATCCGGAAATGCTCCGGCTTGCTCGTCCGATTCCAAGATCACTCATTCCATTGTGCGATATCAACTCATTATCTCCGCTTTCCGGCGAGCTTTCAGCCAAGCGCGGCATCGGCCAGCGACCCGAACACGCTCACCCAGAGCACCGTTCCGATGGCAAGCGCAGCCGGGATGCATCTGCGCGCAGGCGCGACCGCAGCCGCATGCCTACGCGCGGGACATCGTAGCGTGGCGCGGCCTGCAGTGCGTCAAAGCGCTTCAGTCGCCGCACCAAATGCTCTCGCCATACGGCCCCAGTGAAATCCGGGCGGCCCGCGATTCCGGCATCTGCCACGGCATTGCCAAAGCAGTGCTGAGCACACTGCCCGCGCCTACCAGCGGCGACCACGGTCGCTTACCAAGCCATTGCGGTGCGAGACTTGGAAAGGTCCAGATGCTCAATGCAATGCATCCAACCGGATCTGGTCGGCACGAACGGGTAGATCTGGCCGCCGCCCACCGTATTCACTACGCGGACGGTCCGAAGGAAGGGCCGCTCCATGCCAGTTGCTACCATTAGACTTTACCCGGTCAATGGAATTTCGCATGCCCTTGAATCGCTCCTTGCTGTTGGCCCCACTGACATTGATGCTGATGCTGGGGACGGCAGCTTGCCATGCGGACGATGGAATGCAGGCTTCGAGGGGTCCAGTTGGTTCGGCTGCGGCTATCGATGCCCTGAAGGCCAAGACCAGGAAACAGCTGGTGGACGTTCCCGGCGGCTCATTCCTGATGGGCGACTTCGGCCCTGTGCACAACGAGGAAAAGCTGCCCTATACCGGCGCCTTCGATGATGATGTACTGCGCACGGTTGAGCTTGATGGGTTCCGGATGCAGGCCTGGAAGGTGACGTATGCCGATTTTGATACGTACTCCGATGCGGTTGGTCAGCCCCGAGTGGCACAATCCAAGGTCGACCAGAGCTACCGCCATCTTCCGGACATCGCCGCCGGCGTCAGCTGGACGCAGGCGGTGGCGTATTGTGAGTGGATCGGCAAACAGATCGACATCCCCATGACACTGCCGAACCGAGGCCCAGTGGGAATACGCAGCCCGGGCAGGTGGAAAGATGCGCGTCTACGCTACCGACAATGGCGAGCTGGACAACGGCCGCAACGTATCCAGCATCGCCCAGTACAATGCGTTCGCGAGCAAGCATGGTCAGCGTACTTACGTAAGCTCACTCGGCGCGTTTCCACCCAACCCGCTAGGTCTGTATGACATGGTCGATCATGGCAGGGAGTGGGTCAGTGGATAGCTATCACCCACATCGCTGGGTTTGTATTGCGACAGAATATCCACTTGCTTGAACACGGAATGTCGGCCTGATCATCGCAATGGCAATCACACGCCCCATCGCCTATTCCGTGCGTCGTCGGTTTCCGATGCCACTGGGGGCGAGCCATTCGAACCCCACCAATTGGCTCGAGAATACGTCGCCGATACAGGCGCCGGTTAAAGGCGCGTGGGCAGAGGGAACATCGAACTCAACTCCTTGTCCACCAGCCTTGCCCGTGCCTCCGCCTTCTTCCAGTAGTCCATGAATGCAGCCTCGCCCGCCTGCCCGCCCGGAAGATCGCCATACATGACGGGTTCCTTAAAGACCCGCCCACCATTAGCAGGCCTGCACTCGGCGTCAACTGCCTTCGGCCAGACCGGGCGCTTGCTGGTACCCAGGGCAATATATTTTGTTATACCAATCAAGATGAGAAAAGGGGACAGGATCCAGCGAAGTGGTCCATTGAACACGGCAAAAGGAATAATGAAAGAATTCTTCAAAGACACGCGCGAGGACGCAAAGATACCCAGCGGAGGGAATGGCAGTGCGTCCAGACCCTGATCCATGAATCGCCGGATCATCTCCCAATGCGCAAGAATGATGCCGGGACTTCCACCACTATCAGATCCGATGGATACAGTGTGAATAATCTTCTCATCCTGGAGCACGTGCATCCGCAGGTCGTACACCGGCACAGTGTTCCCACCCGCACCTGCATCTTCATTGATGAAGAAAAAGGCATCATCGAATGGCACCTTCAACGTCTGTCGCGCCCCACCGGTGAAGACGTAGACCATCCGATTGTCCCGATTGAATCGAATCGGATAGTGCGTATAGCGGAAAGCGTCCTTGAAGAAGAACGCCTTCAGTGCATACAGGGCAGGCAACCCACACATCAGCACCATGATCGCAATGCCCCAGAATACTGGCCCAACCTGCCCCTTTGAGCTCTGGAGAAAACCATACGACACAGCGGCGGCAAGCGCCACGGCGAACAGCGCGAAGAACCCACCTCCTAGCACCCCCCAGCCTCGAAACAAGAAGTATCGGTCGTGATACTCCAAGCACGTGCCATCGAGATGGATAGCGCCCTTGTTCAATGGATCAACGTTCGGCAATCCATCAACACAAAGATTGGCACTCATCTCGGCATGCGAGACGGGCCTATTCAACTTGAAGGGCTTTATCAGCCAACCAGACATGCTACTCATTAATCTTCCTAATTTGACTGCAATGCGACATAAGCCTTTTCCTGATCCTCCATGGATTCAAACTGGCCGTGATTGTGCGCACCGAATGGCGTCATGTTGATCCAGACTTCTATCTTGTCGTCGCGAATTAAATTGATAAGGTATTCACCAACAAACCCTATGATTGCAAGAATTATCATTATGACGAAGCCCACGCCTGCGGTAATCGTACCGAACAATACGCAGAGTGCCACGATGGTCCCACCCAAGGCAGTTGCCCCGAACAGGATTGCCATGGGAATGTCACCGCTCTTGGCCGCGTCGTAAGCCTTCCAGCCGTCCACGACGGCGCCAAATATTGCCCCGAGCGTACCAACCATCTTGCCCAGCCACCCGATCACCATCGACGTTGTCGTCAAGTCCACTGACGCAATGCGCACGGCCCTCGCAACCTGTCCGTAGGCGGTTCGTTCAAGCGCGATTGCTGTCAGCTCGACACTGGTACCCGTCAGTCCCAGCAACGCACCACTCAACGCGATGCCGCGCCGCCACTGACTACCCTGCTTCTCATCATCCAGTTTCGAGAACGCATCAGCAGCATTCCACGTATCAAGCAGAAGCCCAACAACCCCAAAGCCCACATCGGCTCGTATGTTCATGCTCGCAAACGACGCCGCGCGACTGCGGACGACTCCTCGCAACTGCTCCTCACTTAGCAGGACGCCATCGAGATTGGCGATGTTCGTGTTGCGAAGAGCACGCATCGCGTCATCATCCCAGTAGACAGCCCACTGAAACACCTGCCGATTGCGAGCATTGCGCTGTCCAGTTGCCGTCCTTGCGCCGGACCGCTCTGAAAGCTCCTGCTGGAGGTGGGCATCAACACGCTGACGAACGCGCGCCTTCTCTGCGGTCGACTGCCCAGAACTAAGCGCTTCGACAATAAAGTGCGCCAACTCTGCCTCGGAGGCACGAATTGGAAGGCGGGTAATCTGGCGGCCGGAAACAGCTCCCATCAGCGCCATCATTCTGTATCTGACGGCTACGCTCAACGCCACACTCGCCGCACCCTTCTTGACGCTTTGACCTGCTTTCGATAGCGCAGTAATTATAGCGCCGGCCGTCTCGTGCATGAAATTGGCCGCAATGCCAGTGGGAGTTGTCCACTCAGATGCGGGCGTTCGAGGGTTTTTCTTTTTCTCGTCGACATAGGCAAATGCTTTGAGAATATTACTCCAGGCACCTGCATTCTTTGCCAGATCCAGACTAGGACCTGCGCCTTGTTCAAGATACTTTGCGACTTCACTATCATTGAGCACCAACGCACGCATTGTGATATTGCGCTTCTCGTCAAAACGACCATTGAGATCTTTGAGTAGCGCAACTGCAATTTCGTCATGCGCGGACACACCTTCCACGCAACGCTGGACGATGACAGTAAAGGCACCACCGCCCGCGTCCAATCTCTCGTGGTGATTGCAGACCAGCCAGTCCCGCAGGAGGTCTGACTGGTACCAACGCACGAACGCAGTGGCAAGAGGTGTTAGATGGCTTGCGGTGAACGCTTTCGTATCCCTTTCAAGATCGGCTTCGAACTTGGTGACTTTCGCCTCCGAGTAGTCGTCGCTGTATCGGCCCCACGCCGAGTCCCGGGCCTTTCGATCCTGTTCGGCCGTCAGGGAGTCGGGCATCTTGATGACGCCAGCGGCATAGAGTTCAGCTGACGCCTTGCCAGTGACTGCTGATGACCTTCGATCCCGCAGCTCCTTTGCTGCCGCCTGGTCTTCGATGGCTTTTCGAAGGCCTTTAATGCCCGTGGCTGCGGCGAGCTTCCAATCGCGGTCATCACTGACCTCAAAGTCTCGCACCAACTCCCGCATCAAGGCCGACACGTCCTGCGTAAGACCGGCGGGATCGTTCAAGGCCAGCATCATTGCCGGCACCTCCGGAGACGCCTTCCTGACCCACTCCTCCATGCCAACAACCTGCTGTTTGCAACGGCGGAATGGGAAGGTGGTGAAGTCAAACGCAGGGTTGCCGGCGATCGTCACCCCCTCGAGATTGACCTGCTTGATCATCTTTCCTGTCGCTGGGTCAAGCACCATCTGCGACGCTGGCTGGCTCGGGTCTCGAGGCTTCGCGGCCGGCTCCTCATAGGCGAACTCACTGACCAGACGCTTGGCCTCGCTCACTTCTCCGGTGTGATCGAAGCGTGCGCCGCCAACCCATGCTTTCACATCAACCGAGCGCATGTGCTTCTTCCGCTCGGAGGACAGCCGATTACGCTTCAGTACCTCCGGTGCCCAAGGTGCCTCACTGTAACCAAACCAAACCTTGCCAGCCCTCGACGGGTCAGGGATGGTGACGAACCGCGCCAGCTGCGAAGTCGCCATGCGCGCACAGCTGGGCGCGAACTCCTCCATCGGCGGCGCATCGGCGTGCACATCAAACTCAAGCAGGTAGGCATCCTCCGTGACGAAGTACCCCTTCCATTCGCCGCGGGCCTCGTTGAATACGTAAAGATAGCCCTGCCGTGCCAGTCGCAGGGTGTATTGAGCACGCGCACCCGGCAAGACGATGTCCTTGACGCCCGCGCCGAATTTTCCTTCCAGCGGCGGCATGGTGAATCCTGCCCGCACATCGGTACGCGCAAGCGAGTAACGCAGGGGAAGAATGGGCAGACCGCGCTGGTCGCACATCTGGCATTTCTTGCTCGGATCGCAGGCCCCAAGGCCACCCGGCTGTTTGGTGTCAGTTGTTGCCACGTTCGTCCAACTCCTCTGCATTCAATTCCATTAATTGGCTGTACTCGTCCATCCATGCCGACAAGTACCCGCACTCCCCCGCGACAGCCAGATCGATCATCCTTCGCTCCGCAGGCTGGTCATGCACCTGGGGAGATCTGACAAGCGAGAGGAAGGCGAAGAACTCCACATCTTCATCGGTGCTCAAGCCAAGTGCCTGGGCCCTCATCATCTCGTTGAACGCGGCCCTTCTTGATGCGTCGGTGTCCTGCACCGGGGAGCCGTCGCGCGCCAGCCTGGCAAAGACGCGATTGACCGACCCCGTCATGGACAACGCCCGCATCTGCTCGATATCCAGGTCAAGCCGTTGCGCGGCCGCTCGCTCACTTGTACTGGCCGTCCAGCGCTCACTGCCAGGCACCGGCCAGGACCAGTGGCTGATTGGGCCCAACAGGACGTCGATCTGGAGAGGTTGCAGAATCCAGCGAAGGTTGAGCCACACCCGCGGATCGTGCAGACGCAGCCACATCGCTTCGCCGCCGATCTTCTGCACCATCGCGCTCTGCACATGCCTGGCTACCCGGCTGGGCGACGCCTGGCTCCGCAGCAAGCCGCAGAAGGGGGCTTTGTTGCGCGCGCTCCCATAGTTCATGGTCTGATCCAACCGATACAGACGATCATCCTCGTCCAGTTCGGCCAACGCGATCAGCCGCGGCATGTGCTTTTCTTGTCCCTTCAGTGCATCCGGAACAATCGGCTCACTTGGCCAAAGCGCTACGATGTCAGCATCGATCTGCATCGGATTAATCAACGCGAAATCTTGGGACATGAAGAAGCGGTGGCTGAACTCCATGCATCAGCTCCCCAGCGGCACAACAGCCGCACCACTCTGCTCGGCTGCTCTCACGCGGAACTGGCACGGCCCGTGGCTTCCGGAAGGCAAGGTGGGCGCCGCAAGCTTCAACGCCTTGGCGCCCGTCCACTCCCGCTGCGTGCCCTTGAACTCCACCTTCCCGGGCGCGCCCAGCTCGATATTGTCGCCCTCGATCCGGATGTAAGCGCCGGCCGCCGTCGCCAGCAGATGCTTGCTCGGCGCCGAGAGCTGCACATCGGCCTGGGTACTGGTGATCTTCACGTTGGTCTTGGCTGCCAGGATCGCCTGGTTCTTGTGCGCGCGTGCACTCACCTTACCCTGCGCGGCGTGCAGCGCGATGCCGCGTTCCTGATTCGGGCTTTCGGGCTTCGGCTCGGCACCGGCCGTGTACAGCACCAGCCCGCCGGCCACCGCCATCGTGATCGAGCCCTGGCTGAGCCAGTTCAACGCCACGCCCGAAGCCAGCGTGGTGTGCGTACCACTTACCCAGACCTGGTCGGCCGGGGTCAGGCTCATCACACCGGCCACGCCGCTGCCCATCAGCACCGGCTTGTCCCAGCCCGGGGCATCGCCGTCGCCGCCGCTGATGCTGCCCGCCGCGCTGCCGCTCTGGGTGGCGCGCAGGCTTTCCTGCAGCTGTTCCAGGGCGTCGTGGGCCTGGAGCGTGGTCGGCTCCTCGGGCAGTTGCGCCTGCTGGTTCACTGCCGATTCGTTGAGCGATTGCAGCAGCTCGGCACTTTCCTGCAGTTGGGTCAGTGCCTGGTTGGCGGCCAGCTGGGGTTCGCCCGGCTCGGTGCTCAGCAGTAGGCCTTTGCCTCCACGCAGTGACCCAAAGGCCTGCGTGGAAAGCTCGGCGCCGAAGCCACGCTCGGTCTCGCGCACGTTGTCTTCGCCGCCCTTCAGGTGGCCCAGGGTCAGCGTGGTGGCGTGTTGGGTGGTGGAAAGCTGCGCGCGGCCCTGGCCGGGCGTGTCATCCAGGCGCATGTGCTGGTAACCGCCCTGCCCGCCCTGGCTGTCGGCCAGCGCCTGGCTCTTGAAACCGGTGTAGACCGCAGCGTGTTCATTGCCGTCGAACCACGCCGGCGCATTGCCGGTCGCGTTGGCACCGCCGCTGGCGACCTGGTTATGGGCGGCGTCGGTCTGGCCGCGGCCGTTGTAGACCGCGCCGACCACGACCGGGCGGTCGATGTCGCCCTCGAGGAAGGCCACCAGGACTTCCTGGCCGCGACGGGGCAGCACCACGCCGCCCCAGTTGTCACCGGCCCAAGGGGTCATCACCCGCACCCAGGTCCACGCTCCACCGTTGGCCGGGGCGTTGTCGTCGCCGCCGGGATGGGCCAAACCGGTGCTGGAGCTGCCGCCGCGCTGCCACGGGAACTGCACTTTGATGCGGTGGTCGCGGTCGGACTGCAGCGGCTCACCGTCGGTGACCACGATGGCGCTGAGCGTGCCGGTGATCGACGGGCGCGGATGCAGGCGGGTGCCGTGGCCGTCCTCGGTCTGCGGGCGGTACACCACGTCGGCCGGGATGGCGACGAAGCGGTTGTCGTAGAAGGTGGTGGTGAGGTCCGGCGCAGTGGTGGCCACGGACAAGCCCGTCAATGCGCCCGGCAGGCTGAGCGGCGCCTGCGCGGCCGGCCCTAGCTGCTGCTCCAGCGCGTCGAACACATCGGCCTCGAAATTGTTGCGCGCCTGGTGCTGCACCGACAGGCACAGGAAGGCGGTGCCCGCGTCCACGCCCGGATGCTGCCCCAGCTGGAACTGCGCCCCGGGCGTGAGCTGCCGCCATTTGCCCTGCCCTTCAATCGTGTGCGCGCGCACACGCAACGCATCCAGGTGCTGCTGCGCGCGGCGCTGGCCACGCGCGTTGTCCTGCCAGCCGTACGGGCCGCAGGTGTCGGCATCTTCGCCGGTCGCCTCGTGCGCGGCCTGCGCTTCCGCGCTGGCCTGCCGCAGTTCCAACGTGCGGTGATCCCAGGTATGCCGGGAGACCTTGGTGGTGAGCCAGCGGCGCGCGGTCGACCACTGCTGCACGCTGTCATCGCGCTCGGTCACATCGCCACGGTGGAAGCGCACCGCGCCGAGATCCTTGGCGCCATGGTGGTTGTCGGCCAGCACCAGCGTGTGCGCACCAAACGAGTCGCTGCCCGGGTCTGCGGCATGCTCGAACCAGTAATAAATGCCCTCCTCGGCCAGCAGACGCTGCACGAAGGCCAGGTCGGTTTCCTGGTACTGCGTGGTCAGGCTGCGCCTGGCGTAGAGGCTGCGATCGGTCAGGTCCCAGCGCCATGCCGGTACCAGGCCGCTGTAGTCGGCAAACACGTTCTCGACGATGTCGACCACGCTGGCGTCATGGAATACATAGCTGTCCACGCGCTGGCCCAGGAAGGCCAGCCACGGCTGCAGGCGCAGGCGATACCGCGCCAGGCCGCCGTTGCTCCCGATCCGCTCGGCGGCGGTGATCCGGCCATGGAACGGGCGGGCGTTGCCGATGGCCTGCATCTGCAGCAATGCCGGCTGCCCCAGCAGGCCGTCCAGCGACAGGTTGGCATCGGCCGACAACGCAATGACATCGAACACGAATCCGATGCCGTCGATCTGCTCGGCGCCATTGAGCGACTCGGCCACCAGCACGTCGCTCCCCAGCGAGGTGCGCAGCTGCAGCAGGCGCTGTGCCTGCCCGGGTGCCGCAAGCGCGGCGAGTATCTTGGTTACGGAATCCATGATGCTTCCCCGCATTCATTAGCCCAGTGAATTCGACTGGGACGATCCATCGTCAGCATAAATCAGCGCAAGCACCACGCGGTTCGCCCGAGCTGGAACCCGGGCGAGCATCGCGCCACATGCGTCACATTTTGCAAGCCAAATCACACTTTAAAGGCGATATGTCACCCCTCAGCGCCTGCCACACTCCTGTGCAGCAGACGCTCCGGGCGGCCTCTATCAGGCCGACTGCGTAATACGTTCCAGCTGCAGCTTGGCACCTTCGTTCAGCAGCAGGCGGTAGTCGCGGCCGCCAGCGGTGACCG
This genomic interval carries:
- a CDS encoding DUF6708 domain-containing protein, with protein sequence MSANLCVDGLPNVDPLNKGAIHLDGTCLEYHDRYFLFRGWGVLGGGFFALFAVALAAAVSYGFLQSSKGQVGPVFWGIAIMVLMCGLPALYALKAFFFKDAFRYTHYPIRFNRDNRMVYVFTGGARQTLKVPFDDAFFFINEDAGAGGNTVPVYDLRMHVLQDEKIIHTVSIGSDSGGSPGIILAHWEMIRRFMDQGLDALPFPPLGIFASSRVSLKNSFIIPFAVFNGPLRWILSPFLILIGITKYIALGTSKRPVWPKAVDAECRPANGGRVFKEPVMYGDLPGGQAGEAAFMDYWKKAEARARLVDKELSSMFPLPTRL
- a CDS encoding T6SS effector BTH_I2691 family protein; translated protein: MATTDTKQPGGLGACDPSKKCQMCDQRGLPILPLRYSLARTDVRAGFTMPPLEGKFGAGVKDIVLPGARAQYTLRLARQGYLYVFNEARGEWKGYFVTEDAYLLEFDVHADAPPMEEFAPSCARMATSQLARFVTIPDPSRAGKVWFGYSEAPWAPEVLKRNRLSSERKKHMRSVDVKAWVGGARFDHTGEVSEAKRLVSEFAYEEPAAKPRDPSQPASQMVLDPATGKMIKQVNLEGVTIAGNPAFDFTTFPFRRCKQQVVGMEEWVRKASPEVPAMMLALNDPAGLTQDVSALMRELVRDFEVSDDRDWKLAAATGIKGLRKAIEDQAAAKELRDRRSSAVTGKASAELYAAGVIKMPDSLTAEQDRKARDSAWGRYSDDYSEAKVTKFEADLERDTKAFTASHLTPLATAFVRWYQSDLLRDWLVCNHHERLDAGGGAFTVIVQRCVEGVSAHDEIAVALLKDLNGRFDEKRNITMRALVLNDSEVAKYLEQGAGPSLDLAKNAGAWSNILKAFAYVDEKKKNPRTPASEWTTPTGIAANFMHETAGAIITALSKAGQSVKKGAASVALSVAVRYRMMALMGAVSGRQITRLPIRASEAELAHFIVEALSSGQSTAEKARVRQRVDAHLQQELSERSGARTATGQRNARNRQVFQWAVYWDDDAMRALRNTNIANLDGVLLSEEQLRGVVRSRAASFASMNIRADVGFGVVGLLLDTWNAADAFSKLDDEKQGSQWRRGIALSGALLGLTGTSVELTAIALERTAYGQVARAVRIASVDLTTTSMVIGWLGKMVGTLGAIFGAVVDGWKAYDAAKSGDIPMAILFGATALGGTIVALCVLFGTITAGVGFVIMIILAIIGFVGEYLINLIRDDKIEVWINMTPFGAHNHGQFESMEDQEKAYVALQSN
- a CDS encoding SUMF1/EgtB/PvdO family nonheme iron enzyme, whose amino-acid sequence is MRVYATDNGELDNGRNVSSIAQYNAFASKHGQRTYVSSLGAFPPNPLGLYDMVDHGREWVSG
- a CDS encoding DUF6708 domain-containing protein yields the protein MYTGWLRKFKVDRLLEPQERYEALPRNRSERSNEHHCVIRLNSTCMDVVDRRYRLRGMVATTVGTLVCTMMALFGIWLLAMWVPNARPDGQIDGWLVAIILTLFIGQFPVMWRYTFGRDFFTYKYYPIRFNRRTRMVHAYTDAGPSGVISVPWDHAYFHLGHGEGETFLRDIRCHVMDGEMVRKTFAVGHYFDDPATIREIWEFIRRYMDEGPEHVFDVPASAQLHLSVADTWKNCYLTVIISLGEGLLPYRAVLMPLLVPLAACRWLVLKSSKAPQWPAYVVAESSVDVADPHQLPEPAYVGQFHEFTASDGCARLER
- a CDS encoding DUF4123 domain-containing protein, producing the protein MEFSHRFFMSQDFALINPMQIDADIVALWPSEPIVPDALKGQEKHMPRLIALAELDEDDRLYRLDQTMNYGSARNKAPFCGLLRSQASPSRVARHVQSAMVQKIGGEAMWLRLHDPRVWLNLRWILQPLQIDVLLGPISHWSWPVPGSERWTASTSERAAAQRLDLDIEQMRALSMTGSVNRVFARLARDGSPVQDTDASRRAAFNEMMRAQALGLSTDEDVEFFAFLSLVRSPQVHDQPAERRMIDLAVAGECGYLSAWMDEYSQLMELNAEELDERGNN
- a CDS encoding DUF6708 domain-containing protein, with the protein product MESDEQAGAFPDDLNPPNGQAVGLLPAASVQSSHRANTGGGVVRVYPDGLAFVDQLGAMRGYLSSFGLLALPLAIAMLIMGISNGWWLPLIMVVILLWLALLFIQVDWVGFRYEPVLLNRALGKVYVFKAMGLPWWQWGWKLWGNSRYEIDTYDWSCVRAEVVEFTIFTGQISRRESGLVFAITDVPGGRDVVQRFGVGPSFGYGDLESPVQRWEHIRRFMRYEGAAWTLMDSLYEDWGVAFWPSFWLLQPLFDDRAVAWRRKGILAWMAGVGMLFFLPFTAYMGLVRYLSYRLKREPVWGRDILASLGGPALTHEQLSALALTDAKGKPSKGSKHRRRRQKSHLMLERERCTPAG
- a CDS encoding type VI secretion system Vgr family protein, whose product is MDSVTKILAALAAPGQAQRLLQLRTSLGSDVLVAESLNGAEQIDGIGFVFDVIALSADANLSLDGLLGQPALLQMQAIGNARPFHGRITAAERIGSNGGLARYRLRLQPWLAFLGQRVDSYVFHDASVVDIVENVFADYSGLVPAWRWDLTDRSLYARRSLTTQYQETDLAFVQRLLAEEGIYYWFEHAADPGSDSFGAHTLVLADNHHGAKDLGAVRFHRGDVTERDDSVQQWSTARRWLTTKVSRHTWDHRTLELRQASAEAQAAHEATGEDADTCGPYGWQDNARGQRRAQQHLDALRVRAHTIEGQGKWRQLTPGAQFQLGQHPGVDAGTAFLCLSVQHQARNNFEADVFDALEQQLGPAAQAPLSLPGALTGLSVATTAPDLTTTFYDNRFVAIPADVVYRPQTEDGHGTRLHPRPSITGTLSAIVVTDGEPLQSDRDHRIKVQFPWQRGGSSSTGLAHPGGDDNAPANGGAWTWVRVMTPWAGDNWGGVVLPRRGQEVLVAFLEGDIDRPVVVGAVYNGRGQTDAAHNQVASGGANATGNAPAWFDGNEHAAVYTGFKSQALADSQGGQGGYQHMRLDDTPGQGRAQLSTTQHATTLTLGHLKGGEDNVRETERGFGAELSTQAFGSLRGGKGLLLSTEPGEPQLAANQALTQLQESAELLQSLNESAVNQQAQLPEEPTTLQAHDALEQLQESLRATQSGSAAGSISGGDGDAPGWDKPVLMGSGVAGVMSLTPADQVWVSGTHTTLASGVALNWLSQGSITMAVAGGLVLYTAGAEPKPESPNQERGIALHAAQGKVSARAHKNQAILAAKTNVKITSTQADVQLSAPSKHLLATAAGAYIRIEGDNIELGAPGKVEFKGTQREWTGAKALKLAAPTLPSGSHGPCQFRVRAAEQSGAAVVPLGS